Below is a window of Equus quagga isolate Etosha38 chromosome 1, UCLA_HA_Equagga_1.0, whole genome shotgun sequence DNA.
GACCTGTTGTGAAATCTCTATTGAATAAGAAACAGCTGGTAAAATGCAGTCCACAAAGTACACCTTCATCAAAGACTTCCACCAAAATGGCTTAAAATGTAAAAGGTTTCATTGCTTGTAGTGAGCTTCAGTGGCTTGGAGGATTTCCTTTACATAAAACTCCACATTTCAGGAAGGACTCCAAAAAATCACCCCAACCTATGTGACAGCGCCCCACCGGCACCACCAGGTGCAGTGGGTTTAATTCCATTAAACCACCCTTTTCCCTCTCACTATGAGTAAGTCCAGAGCCTGGAGAGAGTAGGAGAGCCACAGTGTTCCCTTTCAAATGCCAAGAAGAACGATAACTAAAGCCGCCTCCCAGGCCTCCACGAGAATAATACAAGCTGCCTCCTAGGCCTCCACTTTTGACCTAGAAACTCCTCAAGGTCAGGCTCAAACTATCTCTAGGTGAATTCACATCTCACTGGCAGCAAGGTCAGAGGAGTTAAGAGTGAAGAACAGCAGTTAAGAGCATGGGCCGCCCCAGGGAATAaggtagctgtgtgactttaggcaaactgtttaacctctctgatcctcagtgtcttcatctgcaaACTGAGAACAATGTTAGTACCTACTTCATGGGGCTGTTGCAAGGAGTCAGTGAGGTAATGCTTATAAGGCCTGGACAGAGCCGGGGCTCAGTAACTGTCAGTTTTTATAATACTAAATACTGGAGAGTGATAACCACGTCCAGGAAGGCTGGGATCCACCCAGAAAGAAGGGCAATCTTAAATGAGAATCTCTGCTTGGCAGGGCTTCTCAACCGTTCAGCAGAAACCCCTAAGAACCAGCCCTGCCCGCGGCTTGATCCTGATTCAGCTGAGTTCAAGGCTTCCAGTATCCAAGCCAAAGTTCTTAACCTTCAAGAAATACCAGAATGATCCAGAGAGCTTGTTTACAATGCATATTCTTAGAGCTCTCCCTCCCAGAGTCTCTTCTAGGTGTGGGGTGAGGCCACGGATTGGGTATACTTAACAAACACCCCAGGGAATTCTGAGTCTGAAACACTGCCCTAAACCAGGGATAGGCaggctttttctgtaaagggccagaaagcAAATACGTCTGGCTTTGTGGGCCAAATGTCTCTGTCACTCCTACTCAACTCTTCTGTTGTAGCAACAAAACAGCCACAGACATTAAGTAAATGAAGGGGTGTGcccgtgttccaataaaactttatttacaaagacaagTGGTACGCCAGACTTGACCTGGGGGCCATAGCGTGCCAGCCCCTGCTCTCTGCCAACCCAGATCTCTTCTAGATAGAACCAATAAAGACACAGACGTGTGTATAAAAAAGtgatatttctttaatttaaaattatgaccTGGAAAGAATCAGTTTAAGTGATCCAGGCATCCTCTTTATACCCCATGGGAACAGACACAATATTGGCTCAGACTGACAACCCCAGAGAAAGACCAAACCAAGTCACAAATCCTCAGGAAGTCCCCACAGCAAGGCTGCTGGAGCCATGAGGCTCCATGGAAGGAGGGGGCCCTGGCTGCCAGGGCCTGCTGCTGTCCAGACACGCTAAGAAGGGGCTTCCTTCCGCCACCCAACTCCCTCACCAGCTTGATTCCTCCATAGCTGGCACCGCATGTGACTTCGACAGAGAGGTTGGTGATTCGGCAGTCACCTCCCAACCATCTTTGGGGGCATCTTCCCATGATTGTAACGGTGAGGCTGAGCAATTCTAAATGTATGTGCCCAGAAGGGCAGCACCTTCATGTTTAGCTGAGATCCAGAGCCTTGAGCTGTAACCATTGGTCACGTGGGTCCAAGGCACTGGCAGCAAATGGCTAACATGGGAAATGATCTGGGAAGATGCAAGGGTCTTGGTAATTGGCGGCAATTCTGAAAATGAAACAGACACATGCCATCTGGGTAAGCGCCCTACAAACGGGGAGAGAGAGTCAAGAGGGAACAGGGAACACCACTCCTTCAGCACTCCAAGGTCTGTGTGCTTTTCCCCGAGCACAGAAGTCCAAGGTCCTGCTTCTTAGGTCAGCTTCAACACTCCACCTCAGACATTCAGGGCCAATGAGGCCTTCAGATTCACCCAGCCAGTCAGTGGGGGTCTCTTGAAAACACGAGGCGCTGAATGACGTGTGAAGGGAGTCCAGGGTGTGATGTTGAACAGGGGTTTTTGCACTGGGTTTTGGATATGCAAAGtcagcagagaggaaaggaggaagggtgTGGCCAGAGCTGCCCTCGTTGCCCCTGGAGGCCTTCCCAGGAGAGGTTCGTGTACAGAATAAATACAACTGGCTTGGAGCCTTCTGGACGAAGCCCGCAGGTCACCCCCGACCCACCGCAGTGCGGCAACAATTCTCCACACTGGTTTGCTTTCTCAAAATTTACAGCACCCAAAGCCTGATGCTTGACCTGAGTCAAAAGCTGTAGGGACAAACCACCAAAAGGCTGCCCAGGGACGCAGTGGAAGACCAGATGGTGGCCGAGCTGTCCCCACCACACACAGCATTCCTGAGCCTGGCGGGCCGCATCCCGGGTATATTGCAGGGGCAGCCCAGGGCACTAACAAGGGCCCCTGCTGTGCCTGGGGTCGGGTGGGGAGAGAGCTCGGCATGAAGTCCCCTGAGAACCGAAGCACagtgagaaggagaagagggcagggtTCCTCCTCAGGCCTAGTCACTCTGCCTCCCAAGGGAGGAAGAAGGTATTACCGTGCTGCTGCCAGCACCACTGACATTACCTTGGTCAAATGGACGGCACCGCCAGGGGGGCACTGCAGCATGCCCCCCCGCTGTGAGACAGCCCCCCCAGAAAGAGCCTTCCTTACCGTAGTCCTCAACGGAGTGTGGGTCACATCACAAGCCCTGGCTCATGACAACACGTGTCCATCACCAGCGCCTGACGCTCACCCAATCTTCAGGTTCTTAGCAAGGCAGCTCAAGGGGTCAGGGTAAGAGCGTTTGGGTCCTAGGAGCCCAACAAGTTCTTCCCAGTCTCCTTCATTTCTCAGAAACAGTGGACCCTTAAATGTCTGTCAAAGAGGGAGCTGTCCACATGACTGGCCCTCGCCTAAGGCCAATCATAGAACCCATTTGCAAGACCACCACGGTGTCATCCAATCACAACAGAAGGCTGGTCCGAACCCCAGCCTCACTGGATGATGCTGTCGGGCTGCCCATTCTGGGCCACCTGTCCAGGGTCAGAGGTAGGGGCGGGATTAGGTGTGTTGCTCTGCAGGTAGCGGCGGAAATCTTTGATCATGGGCCGGAGGACCTGGATGAGGACACTCAGGGCCGCCTGGGTGCCCTCCATGGCCTGAGCCTGGCGCTCCTGGGCGCAGGCCTGCACTTCCTGGGAGCGGCGGATCATCTGCAGCAGGTCGTTCTGCTGCTCCAGGTGCTGGGCGATCTCCTTCACGTGCAGATTGGTGACCCGCTGCTCCTGGATCAGCTTGGCCGAGTTGAGGGCGATGCGGCTCTTAAGTGCCTGCGGCTTGACGGAGGTGTCAGCGTGCTGGGCCATCATCTCCACCGGGGCCTCGGCTGGCAGGGGCGGGGGGGCCTCGGCTGTGCAGTACTCTACCACTCCCTCCTCCAGAGTGTGATAGGTGGTGTCTGTGGGGACTGTGGGGAAGAAAGAGCAAAGGCAGCAGCAGGTCACTTTCTAGAAAGAGTGAAGCTGGCCacgtggggtggggagaaggccaTTAAGCCCTATTCTGGGGAATTCAGGCCTCCTCTGGCTTTATAGCTATTCATGTATAAATCTAGACTCTAAGGGGTTTAGAATCTTAATCTTTTTGGTAACCAAAGGGCCAGCCTGGATCTGGCAAAAGCAAAGATGCTAATAAGAAGACTAGCAAAGACTCAcgatgtgccagccactgtgctaagaCCTCTGCACTCATTAGCTCAACAAATTCTCATAATGACCCCAAGAAGTAGTACTGTCATGTTCACTTTCAGAGACTCAGAAACAGACTCGGAAACAtgcagtgacttgcctaaggtcacacagcttattCAGCAGGtccaggaagcaaacccaggtcTCTCCAAGACCAAAGTCCAACGTGCTCATAACCACCCACTGTGCTGCTTCTGGCTAATAAAGGCAGGGTCACATGCTCCCTGTCATGCAAGCACACAGCAGGCATCTTGGCTGGGACTCTACATAAGCTGTTTGTAGCCACACTAGTTTCTACCTCCTTCAGTGCTTTCTTGACTTCCATGTGACTTATGGCCAAGCAGAAAAGGAGGTGGGAGTGGCAGCAGCTaaagtgcccaataaatgccTGTCTCCTTGATCACCTTGGTCAGTGGAATACCTAAAGGTCCTCCCTCTTCCAGAACAGCAACTGATATAGACCAGTGTTTGATCTCCTTTCCCACCTCAATATCCTTGAGAAATATGACACTGTGGGGGGATGGCCCTCACATACATCCATTTTCTCTAAGCTGCATGGAGAATCCCTGACGGATACTGTTCATGGGCTGTCACGAGAGGCAGTTAACAGTCACTGGTGCAAACCCTTATCTGAACTAAAAGTCCAACCAAAGCAAGTTCTGTTGTTATTCCCAGCTAAGAACCTTTGGAGGGATTCTAGGTGGGCTGTTGGGGCCTCCACGTGGGCGGGAAAGGTCAATCTTCTCCACCCTCCACATCAACTgtgtgtccccacccccaccaggatGCCCCTTCCTCTTGAGTCCTTAGGTTTCCCCAAATGACAGTGCAGTTATCCACATATGCGTCTTATCTGTCCTCCCAGAATATAACTGGCCTATATTTTAGACACCTTGGTAATCCCAGTGCCAAGCACAGGGTTTGGCACAGAATAAGTGCTATAAtatttgaggaatgaatgaatgagtagattAACACCAGGAACCCTGAGGTTTCTGAGCAGTGCCTGACGGATGTTCACCGCACTGAAAACTCAGAATGCTTTTGTCCAGAATTGATGTCTTGGGCATTATTCTTCCCATGTatctattcattcaataatatGTCCtgactgcctactatgtgccaggccctgtgatAAGTCCTGTGGGGATACAGACATGGTCTCTGTCTTCAAGAACCACACAGTTCAGTCGTGGACATGAATGGGGGCAAATCTCAGTAGAGAGCAAACCAGTCTCGAGAAGTCTAGACTGCGTGCTGAGGAAGTCCCAGAGAGAACAAGATCACTTCTGTCTGGGGAGCTCTTGGAAGGCCTCATGGTCTTCTAAGACTCCCATCTGACCTTTGACCCTTGGCAGCCAACCTTCCCCAAGctgccccagctcctgctggCCCTTCCCATTTATGCACGCCGAACTGGGCAGGAGAGGTCACTCACTCTGTGTCAGGGTGACCGTGGCTGCGGCTGCGGTGGCCGTGGGTCCAAGGGCCACAGGGTGGATCTCTGTGGTACTGGGCAGGCTGATGATGGTGGCCTCGCCCAGTAGGTTGCAGATGCGCTGCTGCATGGGGGTGAGCAGTACAGGGGCTACAGCTGGGCCACCGCCGCCACTGCCACCACCTGTCCCAGGTCCACCAGCTCCATCCTCCTCAGTGGACCCTGGGGCCTCGCCACCCTCCACGGCCGCCCGGACCTGGGCAACCTTTCGACGGACCTCGGTCTTGAGGTCAGACCATTTCTTCTTGACTTCAGGCAGCTCCCTGCGGCAGGTGGCCACAGCGTTGACCCTTCTCAGGATGCCGTGCCAGGCGGCGCTCTTGGCAGCCAGAGGGACCCCGGCGTTGAAGTGGTTCACCAGCAGGTGCTTCTTCAGTTCCAGCTCCTCCACGATGATCTCCACCTCTCGCTCAGAGAagttcatcttcctcttcttggctGGGACAGCCATGGCTTCTCCCAACCCCTCCTTGTAAAGAAATTATAATCCCCTCAACCGCCCCaattccccttctcttcttcttcagcGTCACCCCTCACCCACCCCCTTACAGGGGACAGGCCGGGCTTGCCCAAGGCCAAGCACCAGACCTTCGGTAACCCCCCTCGCTACGCAAAGTGCGTAGGCCTCAGTCCCGACCGGCCCAGCCGCCGCCAGCCAGCTGCGTAATGGCTTCCTGAATCTGCCTCTTCCGCCGGGGTGTGCGGAGATCCGCCCACTTCCCTTCTTCCCGCCTCCCAGTGCTTCTCTAGGGGAGCCCGTCCTCCCAGTTGGGCGCCGCTCAAACATCGCGTCGATCACTGGTTCTTTTGACCTGTCGCTCAGCTAAAGAACACGCCTACTTGCTGGAATTGGCTTGATCATTGGTCTAAAGGTGTGTCTGTCACTAGAGAACGCTCCGCCCACCTAACCTTGATTCACTTTCATTGGAAAATCGTTCTTTCAATCATCAGTATTACGACTATTACGCCGTTAAATTCAGCTATTTTATTGGCGGTCTAGGGAGTTAAGATTACCAAAACCCGGCCCCCTGAGGATACCTAGTGCTTTCGGCCTTGAGCCGTGGACCAATTTTTAATTCCACCCACTGGCGCAAACTCTGCCTTTCAACCGCAGCTCACAATCAGTCCTCACACAAATCCTATTTCCCACCGGAGACTTCGATCTCTCCGTAGGCGACCGCTCCTGCCATCCTTAGGATTCCGTAGTCTAAACCGCGTTTCTCAATGGAAACCGGACACGGGGTCTTCCGCTTGCCAATCATATGACTTCTGCCTATCGCGGCGTGATTTCCTCTCTCCGGCCCGGCTCAGCCAATCCCCGCCTCCCTCAGTTTGAATCGGCCCCAGACTGAGCCGGGATCGCCCCGCCCTCTCCATTGATTCGGGTAGTCCAGAGCGGTGTGGGCAGTCCTCggggaggccccgcccctcccgggTCGCCGTCCGGGCCTGTGACTGGCTGGTGGCGCGCCTGGAGGCGTGGCCAGCGAGGCGgcgcgcggcggggcggggctcCCGGAAGCGGCCCCTCCTGCCAGCTTGCCGGCACCTCGGAGCCCGCGCTCGCTGTCTGAGGACGCCGGCGTGTCTCCGCGCTCTCCCCGCCGGCCCGCCGCCCGCGCCGGCGCCCCTGCTTCGCGCCCGATGGTGAGCAGTGTGTTGTGCCGCTGCGTGGCTTCCCCTCCCCCGGACGCCGCCGCAGCCGCCTCGTCGTCCGCCTCGTCTCAGGCGTCCGTGGACCCGTGCGGCGGCGCCGTCTGCGGGGGCCCGGACCACCGGCTGCGCCTGTGGAGTCTCTTCCAGACCCTCGACGTCAACCGCGACGGCGGCCTGTGTGTCAACGACCTGGCCGTGGGGCTGCGGCGCCTGGGACTGCATCGCACCGAGGGCGAGCTCCGGGTAGGCGACGCGCACCGTCCGCGCGGGACGGGAGGGGGCCCCGTGGCGCCCCAGCACCTCCGGGAGGTCCGGGCGACAGGTCTGAACGGCCCGGCCTCTTGGGCAGCCCCTTGGAGCTTGGCAGGCCTGGCGGATGGCTTCTTGGGCTGAGTGGAACCCCCTGAGTGACAGGTGGACACCCCATTTATGccggggtgggagtgggggctcCTTCTGGAGTCTGTGGGCGCTTGAGCCGGAGGAAAGGCTCTTCGTGGCCACCCTCTGGGCTTTCTGATGGGCGAAAAGCCCCTTCCTGCTCAGGCTTGCCCCGAAGTAGGGGCCAGGTCTCAGGAGTCCGCCTTTCCTCACCCCCTGACCTTAAGGCTAAGCTTgatgctccctcctcccctcctacaTTGACGGGTTCGTCCATCCTCCTCCCGCGgcacccctcccttcccctctcgtTTCCATGCCAGCCGTGGGCCCTGATCTGGTTCCTCTCAGAAGCATGTGGGAGTTAAAAAATGGGAACTGGGGTTTCAGGCAGATCCGTGTCGGTGTGGGTGGTGAGAACTGACAGTTCTCACGGCTTAAGCTCATCCCCGTTGACATGCTTATCCAGAAAATGGCATCGTGATCACTTGCAAGGTTGCAGATTAGAGTGAAAGATTCTGGGGGAAAATTCTTCCTAAAGGTGAAAGTGTTGCACACCTAGGAGAGGATATTGTTACTCTGGTCCTGGACTGGGCTCTCAGCCAAGGGGGAAGGGAGAACAGAGCATAGCCATCTCTGGATCTGCCAGAAAGAGGAGAGCTGTCCTTTCTGTCTAAGAACCTCCAGCAGAGGCTGTTTCTTCCCCTTCTGTCTCTCATGGTATGTTTCCTCCCTCACTTTGTATCCGTACCTACCCCTTCCCAAGTATGTCATTTATTGTGTCTTAGCCT
It encodes the following:
- the NAIF1 gene encoding nuclear apoptosis-inducing factor 1, producing MAVPAKKRKMNFSEREVEIIVEELELKKHLLVNHFNAGVPLAAKSAAWHGILRRVNAVATCRRELPEVKKKWSDLKTEVRRKVAQVRAAVEGGEAPGSTEEDGAGGPGTGGGSGGGGPAVAPVLLTPMQQRICNLLGEATIISLPSTTEIHPVALGPTATAAAATVTLTQIPTDTTYHTLEEGVVEYCTAEAPPPLPAEAPVEMMAQHADTSVKPQALKSRIALNSAKLIQEQRVTNLHVKEIAQHLEQQNDLLQMIRRSQEVQACAQERQAQAMEGTQAALSVLIQVLRPMIKDFRRYLQSNTPNPAPTSDPGQVAQNGQPDSIIQ